The Amycolatopsis endophytica genome includes the window GGATCAGGTCACGCTGACGGCTCAACGTCACCGGCACGTTCGCGGCACGCAGCTTCGCCGCGTACTCCTCACCCTCGTCGCGCAGCGGGTCGAAACCGGCCGTCGCCACGTAGGCGGGCGGCAGGCCAGTGAAGTCCTCGGTCAGCAACGGGGACAACCGCGGATCGGTCCGGTCCACGCCGGCGGGCGCGTAGTGGTCGGCGAACCACGTCATGTCGGCGTCGGTGAGGAAGAAGCCCCTGCCGAAGACCTCCCGTGACCGGCGCCGCCTGCTCGCGTCGACACTCGGGTAGAGCAGCAGCTGGAACACCGGTGCCGCGCCACCACGGGCCGTCGTGACCTGTGCCGTCACCGCGGCGAGGTTGCCGCCCGCACTGTCCCCGCCCACCGCGATGCGGTCCGGGTCGACGTCCAGGTCCGTGGCCTTCGCGTGGGCGTAGTCGAACGCGGTGACGGCGTCCTCCGGCGCCGCCGGGAACGGGTTCTCCGGGGCGAGCCGGTACTCGACCGACAGCACCCGGACCCCGGCCTGCTTGGCGAAGTAGCGGGCCGCGTTGTCGTGGCTGGCGCGGCTGCCGACCACCCAGCCGCCGCCGTGGAAGAACACCAGCAGCGGCGATGGCGACGGGATGCCCTCCGGCACGTACAGCGTGGCCGGGAGCGGCCCGTGTTCGGCCGGGATCACGACTTCCCGGGTGTGGACCGGCTCGATCGGTGTGCCGCTGACCAGGTGGCCGGAGTCGAGGATCCGCTGCCGGGCGATCTCCGGCGTGCCCGCGGCCATGCTGACCCGGGAGATCTGCTGGAGCCGCAACAGCAGTTGCGCGTCCAGCGCCAGCTCCTGCCCGTCCAGCCGGATCGCGCGGCCCGCGATGAGCCGTCGCACCGGCGCGGGGAGCCCGAAGATCAGTTGAGCCGCGGCGGCTTCGACGCGGCTCTGCAGTGAGGTCGCCATGGCCCGTGACGTTACTCGCGGGTAGGCACGCTGGCCAGGTGTGACCGGTGCCTCCGTCCCAGAACGTGGTCCTCTACTTAGGTGGAGGGGTTAGCCTCGAAGACGTGACTAGTGCGGCGATCAACGTGGTCGGAATCGGCGGCTCCCTGCGCCCGGGCTCCCAGTCCGAGCGCGCACTGCGCATCGCGCTGGACAGCGCGGCCGCGGCCGGGGCCGAAACGCTCGCCCTGACCGGTGAAGACCTCGTGCTGCCGTTCTACGATTCGGCACTGGAGGAGCGCACCCCGCAGGCCGTCCGCCTGGTCGAGGCGCTGCGCGGGGCCGACGGTGTGATCATCGTCTCGCCCGGCTACCACGGCGCGCTGTCCGGCCTGATCAAGAACGCCCTGGACTACGTCGAGGACCTGCGCCCGGACACCCGCCCCTACCTGGACGGACGCGCGGTCGGCCTGGCCGCCGTCGCGTTCGGCTGGCAGGCCGCCGTGACCACCCTCGACCAGCTGCGCACCATCACCCACGCGCTGCGTGGCTGGCCGACACCGCTCGGCGGCTCGGTCAACTCCGCCGAGGTCAAGTTCGACGAGGTCGGGGGCGCTTCCGAGGAGAAGGCCGTGACCACGCTCGAGCTCATCGGCAGGCAGGTCGTGGAGTTCGCCCGCGCCCGCCGCTGAAGGGTTGGTTCGCCCCGGCCCGGGGTATCCACCGGCTGACACCTGCCGCCAGGAGGGACAGACGTGGAACCGGTGTACACGGCGGTCGCGACCGCACGGGGTGACGGCCGCAACGGCGAGGTGACCTCGTCCGACGGCGTCATCGACGAACGGCTGGCCGTGCCGAAGGAGATGGGCGGGCCGGGTGGTGAGCTGACCAACCCCGAGCAGCTGTTCGCGGCGGGCTACGCGGCCTGCTTCCACAGCGCGCTGCAGCTCGTGGCCCGCAAGGCCGAGGTGAGCCTGGGTGAGTCGACCGTCACCGCCGAGGTCGGGATCGGCCGCGAGGGGCAGGGCCTGGAACTGGCCGTGAAGGTGGTGGCCCACCTGCCGGGGATGGAGCAGGACAAGGCCGGTGAACTTGCGGCGCAGGCGCACCAGGTGTGTCCTTATTCTCGCGCCACCAGGGGAAACATCCAGGTCGAGGTCACCGCGACGACCTGACGAAAGTTCGGACAAGGAGGATCTTTTCGATGGCGAACGCACCCATCAAGAGCCCGCTCAGCCCCGCCGACAAGGAGATCACCGGTAACGCGCTGCAAGCCGCGCTGGTGGACCTCGTCGATCTGCACCTGATCGCCAAGCAGGCGCACTGGAACGTGGTCGGCTCCAACTTCCGCAGCGTGCACCTCCAGCTCGACGAGCTGGTGGACACCGCGCGCAACTACACCGACGAGGTCGCCGAGCGCGCCAACGCGATCGGCATCTCGCCCAACGGCAAGGCGAAGACCATCGTGGAGAGCTCCGGCCTGCCGGAGTACCCCGACAACTGGCAGAACGTCGAGGCCACGATAGAGAACATCGTGAACATCCTCGCCGACCTGATCCAGCGCATGCGCAAGCGCATCGACGAGACGGACAAGAGCGACCTGGTCACCCAGGACCTGTTCATCGAAATCACCCAGGCGCTGGAGAAGGCCCACTGGATGTGGCAGGCGCAGACCGCCTGACCGGTGCCCGCGGAAGGCCCTCGTCCGGATGGGGCGAGGGCCTTCCGCTGTTTCCGGGTCACTGGGCCAGGCCGACCGCCTTCATGGCGAAATGCACCTCGGCCGCGGTCTGCTTGATCGTTTCGGCGATCACGAGTGAACCGTGCCCGGCGTCGTAGCGGTAGAACTCGTACGGCAGGTCGCGCTTGGCCAGCCGCTCCAGGTAGTTCTCGATCTGCCGGATCGGGCAGCGCGGGTCGTTGTCGCCCGCGAGCACCAGCACGGGTGCCTTGACCGCGTCGACGTAGGTGAGCGGCGAACACTCCCGGTACACGGCGGGCACGTCCTCGGGTGAGCCGCCGAACAGGGCGCGGTCGAACTGGCGCAGCTGCTCCATCTCGTCCTCGTAGGCGGCCACGTAGTCCGCGACCGGCACACTCGCCACACCGGCGGCCCAGCGGTCGGGCTGCGTGCCCACCGCGAGCAGCGTCAGATATCCGCCCCACGATGCGCCGGAGACCACCGTGCGCGCCGGATCGCTCAGGCCGCTTTCCACGGCCCAGTCGTGGACCGCGGCGACGTCCTCCAGTTCGGTCAGACCGGGGCGGCCCTCGATCGCGTCGCGCCACGCCGAGCCGTAACCGGTGGAGCCGCGGTAGTTGACCTCGACGACGGCGAACCCGGCGTCCAGCCACACGGCGCGGTAGGCGGAGAAGCGGTCCTCGTCGGCCGCGTGCGGTCCGCCGTGCAGGGTGAACACCGTGGGCAGCGGACCGTCCGGGGCGTCGAGCGGCCGGGCGACCAGCGCGTGCACGCGGCCACCCGCGCCCTCGACGAACGCGTCGGTGACCGGCGCCGATCCGGGCGCGGGGTCGCCGGGCGGGGTGAGCAGCACGGTGTCGGTGCCGTCGGCCGCGCGGGCGCGGATCACGGACGGTTCGGCGGCGCTGGACCAGGAGTACTCGACGGTGCCGTCCGGGCGGACCCCGGCGCCACCGATGCGGCCGGGCGGGGTGTCCACAGCGGACAGTTCGCGGGTGGTCAGGTCGTAGCGGTGCAGTGAGCTGCGTGCCTCGTGGAAGTGCACGACGAGCAGCGCGTCGGCCTTCGGGTACCAGGTCGCGACGACCTCGCCGGGCAGGCCGAGGTCCAGCTCCTGTTCGGTGCCTGCCGCGACGTCCCACACCAGCAGCTCCTCGCGGCCGCGGCGTTCGTGCAGGACGAGCATCCGCTGGTCACCGGCGACGGGCGAGAACTCCAACGGGGTGAGGCCCTTGCCCTCGCCGTCCCATTTGTCCGCGACGGCTTCGAAGCCGGTGGTGTCCAGGACGCGGACCGCGGGGTGGCGGGAGTCGCCGTGCTCGGCGTGGGAGATGGCCAGCAGCGTCTCGTCGCGGGACAGCGCGGCGATGCCGGCGTCCTGCTCGTGGGCGTAGAACCGGGTGGTCCGGCCGTCGCGGGTGGCGAACAGCTCGCTGCCGTCGTCGGTGGAGACGCCGGTGGCGGTGACGTGGTGCCCGATTTCGAGTCCGGCCGGGTAGCCGGCGTGGACGTCGGGCAGGGCGGGTTCGGCCGCGCCGCCGTCGAACGGCTGACGCATCCAGGTGCCGAACTCGTCACCGTCGGTGTCGTTGAACCACCAGATCGCGGAGCCGTCGGGGGAGGTGGTGGCGTGCAGTGTGCCGTTGGGGCGGTCGGTGACCTGGCGGTGTTCGCCGGTCTCGCGGTCCCAGGAGTAGACCTCCCAGACGCCGCTGGCGTTGGAGACGTAGATGTTGTGCTGGGGCGCGTCGAGGGCCCAGTCCGGCACCGACACGCGCGGCGCGTGGAACCGGGCGCGCCAGCGGGACTCGGCCTCGGCGTCGGCGAAGAGGCGGTCGGGGATGTTCGCGGGCGGGTGCTGGGTAGTCACCCCTCGATCCTGCCAGCTTCTGCCCGTACCGTGTGCGTGTGCTGGAGGGATACGCGCCCGGGTTCGCGCAGGACGCGCTGGCGATGATGAGATCGCGGACCGCCGCCGATCGCGCGGAGTTCGTGTTGCGCCTGCTGCGGCCGGGCATGCGGGTGCTCGACGTGGGGTGCGGCCCGGGCACGATCACCGCGGGTTTCGCCACCATCGCGGGGCGTGGCAACGTGCTGGGCGTCGACCGCGAGCCGGGCTTCTTCGCGGCTGGGTCCAAAGTGGAGTTCGTGGCCGGGGACGCGTACGCGTTACCGGTGGGGGACGAGAGCGTGGACCTGGTGTTCGCGCACGCGTTGTTCGAGCACCTCGCGCGGCCTGCTGAGGTGTTGTCGGAGATGCGCCGGGTGCTGCGGCCGGGTGGCACACTTGCTTTGTCCACTTCGGACTGGTCGCGGGCGCGGTTGCGCCCGGCTACCGCGAACGTCACCGCCGCCTTGCGGGGCCACTACCTGCTGCGTCGTCGTGCCGGTGGGGATCCCTTTGCCGGTAAGCATGTTGCTTCCTGGGTATCCTCGGCCGGTTTCCGGGAGGTGCGGACGCACGGCCGGTTCCGGCCGGACATGTCCTACCGGGCTCTGGCACGGTATGTGGAATCGCGCCTTGATGCCGCTCTCGGTGAGCTCCCGCGGGACCGGGACCAGCTCGCCTCGGCCGCTCGTTCCGCCTGGGCTTGGTCGCATGGCGGGGATGGGGAGTTTTCGCAGTACTGGCTTGAGTTGCTTGCGAGTAAGTAGCCGCTACGCGGGTTGCTCCGCTACGCGCGTGTCTTGAGCGCCGGGCTTCGCTCCGCTACGCCCGGCGCCACCCCCACCGGCCCCTCCCGTTGAGTGTTCGGTTGCCGAGCCGCCGCGTCAAGGCGGGAAAGAGTACCTTGACCCGACGACTCGCCAACCAATTTCAGCTGGGGATCGGGCCCGGCGGGGGTGTGGTTGGTGGGGTGGTCCCCCGCGCACACGGCCGCCGGTCCAAAGAACTTCTTTTTTGAGAAGGCGACTGAGGTGCCAAGGCGCCTCGCGACAGATCGGCGAGCGAAGCCTCGCCGCGGGGGGGGGCCAGGGGGCTTGCCCCCTGGCGGGGGTCTGGGGGTTCGACCCCCAGTGCAATGAGGTTGGGTCCCCCGGTCCGCGAGCTTGCGAGCGGACACGGAGGACCCGGTCCCAAGAGGTAAACAGCGCGGATGCCGCTCCGCGGCACGCGCTACTCGCGGCTCTCAGGCGAGCGAAGCTTCGCCGCGGGGGGCCAGGGGGCTTGCCCCCTGGCGGGGGTCTGGGGGTTCGACCCCCAGTGCAATGAGGTTGGGTCCCCCGGTCCGCGAGCTTGCGAGCGGACACGGAGGACCCAGACCCAACCGTCGGGGTGGCGGGATTTGAACCCACGACCTCCTCGACCCGAACGAGGCACGCTACCAAGCTGCGCCACACCCCGATGTACTGCTGAGCGGGTCGAAGAAGAGTTTAGCGGATGGCGCGGGGGGCTTTGCGGGGGGTTGGGTTGGTGGGGTTGTGCGCCGTCTTGCCTCGGGCTACCAGCGTCAACAGGGTGGCTTCTGGTGGGCAGGCGAAGCGGGCGGGGGCATACGGTGAGGTGCCGAGGCCCGCGGACACGTGGAGCCACATGCGGGCGCCCCAGCGGGAGGCGCCTCGGGCGCGGCTGCGGTCGAGTTCGCAGTTGGTGACGAGTGCGCCGATGCCGGGGATGCGGAGTTGGCCGCCGTGGGTGTGGCCTGCCAGGACCAGGTCGTAGCCGTCGGAGGCGAAGGGGTCGAGGATGCGTGGTTCGGGTGAGTGGGTGACGGCGAGGCGGAGGGTGGCGGCTTCGGCGGGGCCGGCGATCTCGCCGTAGCGGTCGCGGCGGAGGTGGGGGTCGTCGAGGCCGGCGGCGAACACGGTCTGGCCCGCGATGGTCAGGGTGTGGCGGGTGTGGGTGAGGTCCTGCCAGCCGTGTTCGACGAAGGCCGCGCGGAGGTCCCGCCAGGGGAGTTTGCGTCCGTGGATGCGTTTCTTCTTGCCGCGGGGCATGAGGTATCGGGCGGGGTTTTTGGGTTTGGGGGCGTAGTAGTCGTTGCTGCCGAAGACGAACACGCCGGGCCGGTCGAGGAGCGGGCCGAGTGCGCGCAGGACGGCGGGGACGGCTTTGGGGTGGGCGAGGTTGTCGCCGGTGTTGACGACGAGGTCGGGTTCGAGCCGGTCGAGTGCGGCGACCCAGCGTTGTTTGAGGTGCTGACCGGGCAGCATGTGCAGATCGGACACGTGCAGGACGCGCATCGGCCGGGCGCCGGGTTCCAGGACGGGCAGTTCGGCGGTGCGCAGGACGAAGTGGCGCCGCTCGATGCCGGACGCGTATCCGAAGGTGGCGGCCCCGAGGGCGACCGTTCCCGCGGCGAGGCGTTTGGCGGTCAGGATGTGGCTGCTGTCACGGTCCGTGCTCACCTGACCCAGGATACGGGTCGGTGGTGCGCTTCGGGCACCGGTCGAACGGCGGGAGAAGCGCCCTCGGGCGCCGGAAACGAGACGGGGTGCTCACCGCGAAGGTGAGCACCCCGGTCGAGTCAGCGGACTCGTTCGTATCTCGGGTCCGATGGCGGGAGCGGCAGGGCCGGGTCGTTGGGGCCGAGGATCTTGCTCATCGCGCCGAACCACGTCCGTGCGGGTGTCTTGCCACCGAACATGTTGCCGCTGCTGCAGGTCGAGACATTGCCCGGGCCGCCGTCACACAGGCCGCCGCTACCACCCTCGGGGCGGAAGACCATGGCGGCGCCCGCGAGCTGCGGGGTGCCGCCGATGAATGCCGCCGAACCGTTGCTCTGCGTGGTGCCGGTCTTGCCGATCATCGGGCGGGTCCAGCCGACCTGCTGCGCGGCCGCGGCGGAGGTGCCGCCCGGCTGGTCGTCCTTGCTCATGCCGACCGCGAGGGTGTTCGCGGCGCCCTCGTCCATGACCTGCTCGCACGGCTCCTCGCTGATCGGGATCGGTTTGCCGTCCCGGTCCTGCACCTGGGCGATCGGGGTCGGCGGGCACCACTTGCCGCCGCTGAGGATGGTCGCGGCGACGTTGGCCATCTCCAGGTTGCTGGTCGCCGACACGCCCAGCGTGAACGAACCCTGGCCGGGCGATTTGTCCGTCGGCCCGAAGTACGCGGTCTGCGTCTTGGTCTCGTTGTAGGTCTCCGAGTCGGGCTTGACCGAGCCGCCACCGATGGTGCGCGTCATCGTCTCGCGCAGGCCGAGCTTGCTCGCCATATCGACGATCGGCCCCATGCCGGTGCGTTCCTCAAGGATGACGAACGCGGTGTTGGGTGAGGTTTGCAGACCCTGCTGCAGGGTCATCGTCCGCGTGCCGCCCTCGTAGTCGGTGGCGTTGCTGAGGCAGTACGCGCGGGTTCCCAGCGCCACCGTCGGACATCGCGTGGCGCCACCGGTGAACACGTTGGACACATAGAAGTTCGGCACCTGGAACGTGTCGTAGATGCCCATGACCCGGTTCTGGATCGCCGCCGCCGAGGTGAAGATCTTGTAGCTCGACCCGGCGCCGCCGGTGTTGTACACACCGGAGGGCAACGCGTAAGTCGTCTGCCCGGCGCTGGCGTCCGTTCCGTAGTCGCGGTTCGCGGCGAGCGCGACCACCTCGTGCCGGTCCTTGCCGGGGCGCACCAGTGACAGGGTGTTCGCGACGTTCTTCTGCGTCTTGCTCACCTGGGTCTGCGCGGACATCTTCGCCTCGTGGTTGGCGCGCTGGTCCATCGTGGTGCGGATGGTGTAGCCGCCGCTGTAGAGGTCGTCCTTGTCCATGCCGTGCTGCAGCAGATAGTCCTCGACGTACTGGCAGAAGAACCCGTTCTCCGGTCCGGCGCCGACACAGTTCGAGGCCGGCTTGGACGGTCCGCCCGGCACGACGCCCAACGGCTCGGTCTTCATGCGCTCGGCGTCGGCCTTGGACAGTTTCAGGTTGTCCACCATGCGGTCCAGTACCAGGTTGCGGCGCTCGGTGGCGCGCTCCGGGTGGTTCCACGGGTCGTAGAACGGCGGGTTGTTGACCATGCCGGCGAGCAGCGCGGACTGGGTGACCGACAGCTTGTCCGCCGTGGTGTTGAAGTAGGCCTGCGCGGCCGCGCCGACGCCGTAGATCTTGCGGGAGAACTCGACGACGTTGAGGTAGCTGGCGAGGATCTGGTCCTTGCTCATCTGGTTTTCGAGCTGGATCGCGATCCGCGCTTCCTTGAGCTTGCGGGCGATCGACTGCTCCTGGGCCTTCTGCTGGCCCACCTCGTCGTCCCGGTAGATCACGTTGATCAGGTAGTTCTTGACGTACTGCTGGGTGAGCGTCGAGGCGCCCTGGGTGTCGCCCCCGGCGCTGTTGCTCAGCGCGGCGCGAAGGGTGCCCTTCCAGTCGACGCCGTGATGCTCGTAGAACCGCCGGTCCTCGGTCGAGACCAGTGCCCATTTCATGGCGTCGTTGATCTCGTCGCCCGCCGTCGGGATGCGGTACTGGTCGTAGAGGGTGGCGATCTGGTTGCCGGCCGAGTCGGTGATCGTGGTGACCAGCGGCGGCGGGACGTTCGCCAGCTCGGCGGACATGCTGTCGACCGTCTCGCTCGCCCGGTTCGACGCGACCCCCGCCGCGCCGACGATCGGGAACAACACCCCGGCGACGAGGATTCCCGCGAGCAGGCACAGGCCGACCAGCTTGAACAGACCATCCGTCTTGCGCACACCGCCAGAGTAGTGGGAACGGATGTTCCCGCGCCGCGCCGCGTCGTGTGAATACCACGGGAACGCCGGGTTCGCGACGTATTCCGGTAACGAATTTCCATCGGGCCCTTGGCGGCGGGAACCGTCGGCCTCTACAGTCCGTCAACGTCTCACGTAGTTGCGGAGCCGGGGAGGCTCCGGGTGAGCCGGAACATCACGAGGGGAGCTTGGGGGATGGAATCCACACCACAGAGCTGGCGCATCCGCGCCCTCTGCCGGGAGGCGGATCCGGATGAGCTGTTCGTTCGCGGCGCCGACCAGAACCGGGCCAAACTGGTCTGCATGGGGTGCCCGGTCCGCACCGAATGCCTGGCCGAGGCGCTGGACAACCGGATCAGCTTCGGCATCTGGGGCGGCATGACCGAGCGGGAACGCCGCGCACTGCTGCGCCGGCGTCCCGAAGTCGAGTCGTGGTCCGAGCTGCTCGACTCGGCGCGCAAGGACTTCGCCGAAGCGGCGTCCTAGACCTCGCGCGACGACAATCGGTCGCCGATTTCCCGGAGACCCCCGAGGTCGTGCACGTCGCTGGGGAGCGCGGGCACCTCGACCAGGGGGACTCCGGGATGCGCGCGTGTGAAGCGCGCCAGCAGGCGCTTCTCCCTGGCCGCCAGCGCGACCCGGTCCGCGTGCAGTTGCAGCACGGCCGTGGCCAGTGGTGCGCTCGACTCCAGCTTCTCGGCGGCGGACAGCGCCGCCGTGGCCGACAGGTCCGCCAGCACCGGGTGGGTGCGGTTGGCGACCAGCCCGGCCAGCGGCATGTTCTCGCCGCCCAGCCGTTCCACGAAGTAGCTCGCCTCGCGCAGGGCGTCCGGCTCCGGCGCGGCCACCACCAGGAACGACGTGCCTGCCGACCGCAGCAGCTCCGCCGTCTTGCGTGCGCGTTCCCGGAAGCCGCCGAACATGCTGTCGAACGCCTGCATGAACGCGGACGCGTCGGCGAGCAGCTGTCCGCCGATGATCGTCGACACGGCCTTCGCGAAGATCGAGAAACCGGTGCTGACCACCTTCCGCAAACCCCAGCCGCCCGCCTTCGCCGGGCCGGTCAGCAGCCGGATCATGCGTCCGTCGAGCGCGCTGGACAGGCGGCTCGGCGCGTCCAGGAAGTCCAGCGCGGACCGGCTGGGCGGGGTGTCCACGACGATCAGGTCCCACTCGTCGGTGGCGGCGAGCTGGCCCAGCTTCTCCATCGCCATGTACTCCTGCGTGCCGGAGAACGACGTGGAAATGGTCTGGTAGAAGGGGTTCGCGAGCAGTGCTTCGGCGCGTTCGGGCCCGGCGTGGGTGCGCACCATGTCGTCGAAGGTGCGCCGCATGTCGAGCATCATCGCCCACAGCTCGCCCTTGGGTTCGAACCCGGCGACCGACACCTGCCGCGGGTGGTTGCCCAGCTCCCGCAGCCCGAGCGCCTGCGCGAGCCGTCGCGCCGGGTCGATCGTGAGCACTACCGTCTGCCGTCCGCGTTCGGCGGCCCGCAACGCCAGCGCGGCCGCGGTGGTGGTCTTGCCCACCCCGCCCGACCCGCAGCACACGACGATGCGGGTCTTCGGATCGTCGATCAGCGCGTCGACGTCGAGCCGCTCGGTCATCAGCGCACTCCCTGCTCGGTCAGCGACTCGGCGAGGTCGTAGAGGGCGGCGAGGTCGATGCCGCCGGGCTCCTCCGGCAGCTCCAGCGTCGGCAGGTCCGCCTCGGCGAGCTGCTCCC containing:
- a CDS encoding alpha/beta hydrolase; this encodes MATSLQSRVEAAAAQLIFGLPAPVRRLIAGRAIRLDGQELALDAQLLLRLQQISRVSMAAGTPEIARQRILDSGHLVSGTPIEPVHTREVVIPAEHGPLPATLYVPEGIPSPSPLLVFFHGGGWVVGSRASHDNAARYFAKQAGVRVLSVEYRLAPENPFPAAPEDAVTAFDYAHAKATDLDVDPDRIAVGGDSAGGNLAAVTAQVTTARGGAAPVFQLLLYPSVDASRRRRSREVFGRGFFLTDADMTWFADHYAPAGVDRTDPRLSPLLTEDFTGLPPAYVATAGFDPLRDEGEEYAAKLRAANVPVTLSRQRDLIHGYMNFLGVGKRFREAASEAAGALRLGLRA
- a CDS encoding NADPH-dependent FMN reductase — its product is MVGIGGSLRPGSQSERALRIALDSAAAAGAETLALTGEDLVLPFYDSALEERTPQAVRLVEALRGADGVIIVSPGYHGALSGLIKNALDYVEDLRPDTRPYLDGRAVGLAAVAFGWQAAVTTLDQLRTITHALRGWPTPLGGSVNSAEVKFDEVGGASEEKAVTTLELIGRQVVEFARARR
- a CDS encoding organic hydroperoxide resistance protein, whose amino-acid sequence is MEPVYTAVATARGDGRNGEVTSSDGVIDERLAVPKEMGGPGGELTNPEQLFAAGYAACFHSALQLVARKAEVSLGESTVTAEVGIGREGQGLELAVKVVAHLPGMEQDKAGELAAQAHQVCPYSRATRGNIQVEVTATT
- a CDS encoding Dps family protein translates to MANAPIKSPLSPADKEITGNALQAALVDLVDLHLIAKQAHWNVVGSNFRSVHLQLDELVDTARNYTDEVAERANAIGISPNGKAKTIVESSGLPEYPDNWQNVEATIENIVNILADLIQRMRKRIDETDKSDLVTQDLFIEITQALEKAHWMWQAQTA
- a CDS encoding S9 family peptidase encodes the protein MTTQHPPANIPDRLFADAEAESRWRARFHAPRVSVPDWALDAPQHNIYVSNASGVWEVYSWDRETGEHRQVTDRPNGTLHATTSPDGSAIWWFNDTDGDEFGTWMRQPFDGGAAEPALPDVHAGYPAGLEIGHHVTATGVSTDDGSELFATRDGRTTRFYAHEQDAGIAALSRDETLLAISHAEHGDSRHPAVRVLDTTGFEAVADKWDGEGKGLTPLEFSPVAGDQRMLVLHERRGREELLVWDVAAGTEQELDLGLPGEVVATWYPKADALLVVHFHEARSSLHRYDLTTRELSAVDTPPGRIGGAGVRPDGTVEYSWSSAAEPSVIRARAADGTDTVLLTPPGDPAPGSAPVTDAFVEGAGGRVHALVARPLDAPDGPLPTVFTLHGGPHAADEDRFSAYRAVWLDAGFAVVEVNYRGSTGYGSAWRDAIEGRPGLTELEDVAAVHDWAVESGLSDPARTVVSGASWGGYLTLLAVGTQPDRWAAGVASVPVADYVAAYEDEMEQLRQFDRALFGGSPEDVPAVYRECSPLTYVDAVKAPVLVLAGDNDPRCPIRQIENYLERLAKRDLPYEFYRYDAGHGSLVIAETIKQTAAEVHFAMKAVGLAQ
- a CDS encoding methyltransferase domain-containing protein, with translation MLEGYAPGFAQDALAMMRSRTAADRAEFVLRLLRPGMRVLDVGCGPGTITAGFATIAGRGNVLGVDREPGFFAAGSKVEFVAGDAYALPVGDESVDLVFAHALFEHLARPAEVLSEMRRVLRPGGTLALSTSDWSRARLRPATANVTAALRGHYLLRRRAGGDPFAGKHVASWVSSAGFREVRTHGRFRPDMSYRALARYVESRLDAALGELPRDRDQLASAARSAWAWSHGGDGEFSQYWLELLASK
- a CDS encoding metallophosphoesterase; the protein is MSTDRDSSHILTAKRLAAGTVALGAATFGYASGIERRHFVLRTAELPVLEPGARPMRVLHVSDLHMLPGQHLKQRWVAALDRLEPDLVVNTGDNLAHPKAVPAVLRALGPLLDRPGVFVFGSNDYYAPKPKNPARYLMPRGKKKRIHGRKLPWRDLRAAFVEHGWQDLTHTRHTLTIAGQTVFAAGLDDPHLRRDRYGEIAGPAEAATLRLAVTHSPEPRILDPFASDGYDLVLAGHTHGGQLRIPGIGALVTNCELDRSRARGASRWGARMWLHVSAGLGTSPYAPARFACPPEATLLTLVARGKTAHNPTNPTPRKAPRAIR
- a CDS encoding transglycosylase domain-containing protein produces the protein MRKTDGLFKLVGLCLLAGILVAGVLFPIVGAAGVASNRASETVDSMSAELANVPPPLVTTITDSAGNQIATLYDQYRIPTAGDEINDAMKWALVSTEDRRFYEHHGVDWKGTLRAALSNSAGGDTQGASTLTQQYVKNYLINVIYRDDEVGQQKAQEQSIARKLKEARIAIQLENQMSKDQILASYLNVVEFSRKIYGVGAAAQAYFNTTADKLSVTQSALLAGMVNNPPFYDPWNHPERATERRNLVLDRMVDNLKLSKADAERMKTEPLGVVPGGPSKPASNCVGAGPENGFFCQYVEDYLLQHGMDKDDLYSGGYTIRTTMDQRANHEAKMSAQTQVSKTQKNVANTLSLVRPGKDRHEVVALAANRDYGTDASAGQTTYALPSGVYNTGGAGSSYKIFTSAAAIQNRVMGIYDTFQVPNFYVSNVFTGGATRCPTVALGTRAYCLSNATDYEGGTRTMTLQQGLQTSPNTAFVILEERTGMGPIVDMASKLGLRETMTRTIGGGSVKPDSETYNETKTQTAYFGPTDKSPGQGSFTLGVSATSNLEMANVAATILSGGKWCPPTPIAQVQDRDGKPIPISEEPCEQVMDEGAANTLAVGMSKDDQPGGTSAAAAQQVGWTRPMIGKTGTTQSNGSAAFIGGTPQLAGAAMVFRPEGGSGGLCDGGPGNVSTCSSGNMFGGKTPARTWFGAMSKILGPNDPALPLPPSDPRYERVR
- a CDS encoding WhiB family transcriptional regulator translates to MESTPQSWRIRALCREADPDELFVRGADQNRAKLVCMGCPVRTECLAEALDNRISFGIWGGMTERERRALLRRRPEVESWSELLDSARKDFAEAAS
- a CDS encoding ArsA family ATPase; its protein translation is MTERLDVDALIDDPKTRIVVCCGSGGVGKTTTAAALALRAAERGRQTVVLTIDPARRLAQALGLRELGNHPRQVSVAGFEPKGELWAMMLDMRRTFDDMVRTHAGPERAEALLANPFYQTISTSFSGTQEYMAMEKLGQLAATDEWDLIVVDTPPSRSALDFLDAPSRLSSALDGRMIRLLTGPAKAGGWGLRKVVSTGFSIFAKAVSTIIGGQLLADASAFMQAFDSMFGGFRERARKTAELLRSAGTSFLVVAAPEPDALREASYFVERLGGENMPLAGLVANRTHPVLADLSATAALSAAEKLESSAPLATAVLQLHADRVALAAREKRLLARFTRAHPGVPLVEVPALPSDVHDLGGLREIGDRLSSREV